CAGATTGCAATGGAAGGAATGgtcagcagaggcagctgggcacCACATCTGGGCTGTATTGCCttctctgctactgactcactgaGAGGCCGTGGGCAAGCCACTTATgttcactctgcctcagtttccttatccaTTAAATAGCTAGAAAAATACTCCTCTACTCCTCGGGGTGTTGCAAGGCTTAAGTAATTAATTAACAGGTGCAAAGCGCCCGGCACGCCTCAGATGAAAAGGGCTGGTGAAGGGCAGGTTATTAGTTATTAGCATTGTGCAAGTGATGGGAAGAGTCAAATGCAGGCAGGACGCCAAGCGGGTGATGTGAAGCCCGTGTTTTGGAACCTACAGTTCCTCTCCATCAGGTTCGTAAGTCAGCTTGCACACTTGGGCCCCATTCTGCAGACGCTTGGGCACACGCCCAGCGTCATGTGTGCGACTGGTCCCATCGTGGGTGTAAAGTTGAGCAGGGGTCCGCACGGGGGATTGAGGCCTTAGGGACTAGCTTGCAGAGCCATGTGTTCAGGAACCAGGGGGTTGGCTTCTGCAACACACAGACCAGAAACAAAAGCTCAGATGCTGTAGAATCAGATCCTGTCGGAGGGGCTGGATAAATCTCTCTACAGGCTGGttctgggaggagaggaggggagttGTGACACCCCTGCTTTAAAACCCACCTTTCAGAATAACAGCCTTCTTCTCTGAATGTGTCCACAGCTACGGGGAGCATGTCCAGCATTTCAAGGTACTCCGAGAGAGGAATGGCAAATATTTCCTCTGGGAAGAAAAGTTCAACTCCTTGAATGAGCTGGTGGATTTCTACAGAACCACAACTATCGCCAAAAAGCAACAGATCTTCCTGAGAGACGACGACCAGAACCATGAGGTACAGGGCTGTTCGGCTGCCCACACAGGTCACTCCAGGAGGGTTGCGAAAGAAGGAGAGGGCAGTGCCCAGCCCAGCATGTCCACTGCTCACCAGCCAAATCACAAGGCAAGGCCCCAATGCAGCCACTTCACAATACACGTGGTATAACGGACACAGGCGGGACAGCCACAggctgttagaattctttgagggggtcaaccagcatgtggacaagggcaatccagtggacacagtgtacttggactgtccgcaagcctttgacaaggtcccgcaCCATAGGCTCTTATGCAGAGTAAGGAGCCATGGGATAAAAGGGGAGGTCCTCTCAtcgatcagtaactggttaaaagacaggaaaccaaaggtaggaataaatggtcagttttacagtgaagagaggtaaacagtgggctTCCCCCAAGGATCTAGTCTGGGACCAGTGCTggtcaacgtattcataaatgacctggaaaagggggtaaacagtgaggtggcaaagcttACACACAATACAAAATGATTCAAGATAGTGAagcccaaagctgactgtgaagagttacaaagggatcgcaccaaactgggtgagtgggcaacagtggcagatgaaattcaacattgataaatgcagaagtaatgcacattgggaaacagaatcccaactatccatacacAAGGAGGGgatctaagttagctgttaccgctcCAGGAAGTCAcggtggagagttctctgaaaacatctgctcaaagtGCGGTGGCACTCAAAAAAGCGAACGGTGTTAGGAaccttaggaaagggatagaaaataaaacagacaatatcataatgctacCATATAAAGCCCTGGTACGCccccaccttgaatactgcgtgcagatctggtcaccccagctcaaaaatgatatattggaattggaaaaagtacagagaagggcaacaaaaatgattaggggtatggaacagcttccatatgaggagagatgaataagactgggacttttcagcttggaaaagagatgactaagccgggatatgatagagatcgaTAAAATcagggagaaagtgaataagggagtgttatttatcccttcacataacacaagaaccagaatttcctcaatgaaatgaataggcagcaggtttaaaacaaacaaaaggaagtatttcttcacacaacgcacagtcaccctgtggaactcgttgccaggaggtgctgtgaaggccaaaagtgtaactgggttcaaaaaagaattaggtatattcaaggaggataggtccaccagtggctgttagccaagatgctcaggggTGCAAACCCAAGCTCTGAGCGTCCcatagcctctgactgccagaaactgggtaagggcgacaggagatggatcactcgataattgccctgttctgttcattccctctgaagcatctggcaccaaccACTGTCGGCaaacaggatacagggctagatggaccattggtctgacccagtgtggccattcttatgtctatACTATAGTTACTCAAATGTACTTAACTCGAGTTAGATCACTCGACAGTGGCTAGCATGTGTCAGTGTCTCCACACAAGGTATTCACATGCGTTCACTAGAGAGTTATCCGAGGAAGAACTGCAAACCGCATGCCTGCTAGGAAAACCACAGACTGGCATGTGAACCAGAGACAATAGGGGCTTGATAGTTCAGCAGAGGTCAGTGCCATGAATCCTGGCAGCCATGCACGCAAATGGCCGGTTACACTTccacccagctgctgctgcctacAGGGTCCGGACACCCAATTCCCATTcatgtcaatgggatttaggcatctaacccCTTTAGGTTGCTTTGAATATGTCAACCATTATCACTAGTAGTTAGtactttgcccttctctagtGTTGTCCACACAAAGCTCCCAAGGAGTAATGACTTCAGCCTCAGCACCACCtaaagggggaagaaaagggtcattatccccatttcattggtggggaaactgaggcacagcaaggggaagtgacttgcactGAGCAGTTCTGCAGCAGGGCCAAGAGCAGAACCCAGTCTCCTGGCCCCTATGCTTTAACCACTACAGCGTGCTTCCTCTCTCATCGCCCAGCAGCACCGTGTCCGTTTCCCTCGGCACTGCTCCTCAGAAACACCCATCATGCAGGTATTTCTGTGGTAGCAGGATTTCCTGCAGAGACTGTAGACTCCTCCTAGCCCTTTGATGGCTGGCATTGCTGGTGATTGGCAGCACTGGAAGCCTGGCACTTTCCACAAACAATCCCAATACCACATGAGTGCAGGAAGAGCCATGAAACTTTGACTTCCTGTAAACAGACCAACTCATTGCTCATATGAAGGTCAGGGAGACCCACATGCTGCAGTGGTGGCCCAGCTGCTGGTTACCTTTGGCAAGGGCTTAGGCTAGCTGCTCTGACTCCCCTGCAGGAGGAGagaagtatgtctacactgcaccctaAGCCTGggctcaggtttgagcccaagcccacaccttctgtccacacacaaatcagtctgactcgaatcagcaagcactcaggacctgggtGCTAGGACCATGCTGTGGGGGTGGGacagagcctgagtcccactgtgaGTTGGGTCAAGTcctgttgttttgcagtgtagacgcagctcaAGCCCCAGACataagtcagaaggtctgtgcagtgcagaatgactgcatTAGCATGGCAGTGAGACCCAGCTCCAGCAATTGTAACCCCAGGTTTATAGCGCAGTGTGGCTGCTCAAGCATGGGCTAGGAAACACGGCAGCCACAAGCCTGGAGcccacagacctgggtttacaatgcagtgtaaaTGTATCCAAAGGAGCCAAACATTAGCGAAGGAAAGAGGTTTGTGGAGTGAGGAGCTCAGCGGAAGGCTGAGCCTACGGGGGTCTCAAGTGTTTGGTGTATCCTGGCCTTGCTCAGGCTGAACCCATTGCCGGGGGAGGGGttcctgcctctctctcctccGCAAGCTCTAGGTGAGACAGTTTTGCGTGCTGCCAGGTTTGCAGAGCCCTGGGTGTTCTGCCAGTCTCTCTCCTGCCTCTCAGCTGCAAAGCCTGGCTCTGGGCCTGCAGCTTGCGTTGGGAAGCCAATCGCAGGAGCGCAGTGCAGCCCGAGACATGCAGAGCTGTCCTTAAACGTGCTGATGGCGGAGAAATGGAAGGCCTGCGGAAAACAAAGCAAACAGGAGAGGAAGCCTGAAAAGGGGCTGGATTCGGTCTATCCCTGGGCTAGCAGTAACAGCGCTAGCTGACAGCTAATGCACAGCGTGccactcagggctggggtgggaaccGGCAATGTACTCAGTCCACCACCAACCAGAACAGCAATCTGCAGAGGAGCGCTGGCCCTCGGTTCACTTTTATTGGGCACAGGCAGCTCTGCTTCCGGGGGGCATGACTTGTTTTGCCTCTGAAGGGGCAGATGGCCCACAAGGGCCTCTAGGACGCTGCTCAGATAAAGCAAGGCCCCGGGCCCGTAAGGAAATGTGATGAAAGTCAATGGATTGTAAGTGGGCAGCTAATGTTGCAGGGATCTAGAGCCAGAGCGAGCAGATCTGAATGGCTGGGAACGTTCGGCTCAGGACGCAGACTTTGCGGCCCAATCCTGGATCTCCGGAGGGCCTTTTCCCTAAGGACATGCTGTGAAGAGAAGGGAGCAGATTCTCAATCAGCCTGAATCTTTGGCTTCGGGAGAGTTCTGTGGATTTACCCCAGCGGAGGCTAGGACCCCGCGTTGTCAGTCGGGGGAAAGAGGTGATGGTGGGTCGTGGACACGTCCGTGTTTGTGCTCATCAGCCAGGGCACAGTCCCTTTAGCGAAAGCTTTCAGACACTCgcctccatccctgcccattctttGCCGGGAGGCTCCCAGTGTCCCATGTGGGCAAACAAAATTCCCTCCCCAGCACTAGTGACAGTACCTGCCTGTAATTCCCTGCAGCTGAGGGCAGAGGGGGGAAGCAGCATTTGCCTGTGTAGCTTTGATGCCTCTTCTGTCTTTCCCTCCTGACTCCTCTCTCGCTTGGTTTCACTGCAGGTGAAGAAGCCGAAGTTCGTCCAGGCTCAGTTTGACTTCTCCTCCCACGATCCGTCCCAGCTGGCCTTCTACCGAGGGGACATCATCGAGGTCCTGGACTGCCCCGACCCCAACTGGTGGAGAGGGAAGATCTGTGGGCGAGTCGGCCTGTTTCCACGGAACTATGTCCACCACATTCACATGTGACCTTCTAGCCAGTGTCTGCCGGGACGCCGgcgctccctggctgccccttaCAAAATAAACTGCAATCCCCTTGCCCTGATGCCATAGAGCTTTTAGGGGACAAGTTACCAGAGCACCAAGGACCTTTCCCAGGCTTAAAGCCATACTGGGGGATGCCGCACTGGACGGACCTGAACCCTCTGGGAACTGTGTGCTCCGGTGAATCCCCGTGcgccacagaagcagcctgcactAGGCATTTGCGCACGGGGTGTTCAGTGCGACAGAAGAGGAGGCAACTGGTGGTGTATCCCTTCTTCTTCGTCCTCCGTCTAGCTCCACtgcaagccctttggggcagggacctttgTCCTCACACCTTCGTGCTAAGTGCCAAGCACACAATAAACCATCATAATCCCACTGACTGAGCCTGCTCTCTGAGGGCAAGGCGTGTGGGGCTTGGCTTTTCCCAGCTCCTGGGCTTGTGAACAGCCAGGTCAGGCAGCTGTCGAGCCAAGAGGATTAAGATTAACCCTTCCACCAAGTATTTCCAACGCACGTTCCTTTGACTGCCTGCCTCCTTCTAGAATCAGCCCTTTTCCCTCCCCAGATCTCAGACAGGCAGGCGCAGGGCCAGGGGCTTTCCAGTGGGGGTTTCTCATACAGAAGTGACCAACCGAGCACACTGACTTCTGTAGGTGGGCAAAGGTAGGCATGGTGCCACCATGCCCAACTTGCCCCAAACCTGCCCCTTGCCCAAACCTCCTCTCCATTCTAGAACACCAGGGTCCTCAATGCAGCTGTCCCGTCCCCCTGGCGGGTCCCTGGGCATTCTCCCTGCATCCTGAAACTGCGGGGGGGTTTACAGAGGTTTGCCCCCAGCTGCCGTTTCAGGAGACATATCTTTGAGCTTGGGCATCTCTCCCGTCTTTCTCAGCCTGGAGCCGCGAGGACCTGCTTGGATGCGCTCTGCACTGAAGTGATCCTGAACAAACAGCGCGAGTGCAATCCACAGTGATTAACgaggaggctgtgggaggggacCGCGCATTCCTGGCTCCTTTAATAGGGCTTCGCAAAACAATCAAAGAGGCCTTACGGTTTTTACGGCAGCTGGTTCTGAGCTGACTCGGACACGCTGCCAGCTGTGTTCCATCGCTCACCCGGGGTGGAGAGATTGAATTCATTGTTCATGCAAATGTAGGTCTGTCCCACCCAGGGCTGGTGTCGTCCCATTATCAACGGATGGCAcaattctgggccagatcccacCTTGCCAAAGCAGGTGCGatgcagctgaagtcagtggagttacgtCCTCACGCCAGctctggatttggcccaatgaTTAGAAACTGCACTTGGATTGTGGGTTgggcgagggggaggggaggttgtttTGGCCCCCTTTAAAAGCCAGCGTCACACTTGGGAATCTTGCCAAGTGGGAAGGAAGAGATTAAAACTCCGTGCCCTTGCAGGCTGTCTCCCTGAGAAGAAATGGtgtatttaaaaagcaaagactGGTGAAACCTGTTAGAGAAGGGGGTCAGAGGCATAAGATGCCCTTTTTGTTCTCCTCCAACTCACCACAAAGGCTTCAGGGCTTGCTACAAGCTGCGAGCTCAGCGAGATGCTATTAATGGTCTAAACTTAAGGCTGTGGCCTGAACAAAGCATATAGCACCTTACAAATGCCTC
The nucleotide sequence above comes from Natator depressus isolate rNatDep1 chromosome 10, rNatDep2.hap1, whole genome shotgun sequence. Encoded proteins:
- the GRAP gene encoding GRB2-related adapter protein, yielding MESVALYSFQATEKDELPFRKGDTLKILNMEDDQNWYKAELYGSEGFIPKNYIKVKPHPWYAGRISRHLAEEILLKRKHLGAFLIRESESAPGEFSISVNYGEHVQHFKVLRERNGKYFLWEEKFNSLNELVDFYRTTTIAKKQQIFLRDDDQNHEVKKPKFVQAQFDFSSHDPSQLAFYRGDIIEVLDCPDPNWWRGKICGRVGLFPRNYVHHIHM